GCACTCCGCGTCTGGCAAGGGGAAGGGGCGGCCGAGCACCTCTTTCTCCTCACCGCCGGCCTCGACTCGGCGCGCCTCGGGGAGAGCGAGGTGACCGGGCAGGTGCGCGAGGCCATCGACACTTCCCGCGAACTGGGGCTCATGGGCCCGCGCCTGGAACACGTCTTTGGCGAGGCGCTGCGCGTCGCCAAGAGGATCCGCCCGATTACCGAGGGAAGGAACGGAAAGGTCTCGCTCGCCGACATCGCCGTGCGCCACGTGGAAGAGCGGCTGCAACGCACGCCGGGGAGCGTGGCGCTCATCGGCGTCTCGCCGATGACCGAGCAGTGCGCCCGCACACTGGCCTCGGCCGGCGTATCGGTGATCGTCGTGAACCGGACGAAGGAGCGCGCCGAGACGCTGGCCAGGGAGATCGGCGCACAGGCGCGGTCGCTCGACGAATTTCGCCGTGCCCCCGACCGTGTGGAGGCCGTGGTCACGGCGACCGGGGGTCGCGAACCGGTGCTGGGGCGTGGCGAGTTGGAACGGCTGGCCGCCCGCACCGGCTCGGGCGAATCCCCGCTGGTCATCGACCTCGGCGTCCCTCCCAACGTGGACCCCGACGTCGCCCGCACCGCCGACGTCCCGCGCATCGGGATGCACGAGATCAGCGCCGAGGCGGCCCATGATCGCGACCGGCTCCTCCTCGAGTTCGCCGACGCGCGCGCCATTGTCGACCACGCCCTCACCGAGATGCGGCGTCATGCTGCGGAGCGTTTGGTAGGGCCGATGATCGCCCAGCTGCGCCTGCGCTACCGCCACACCGCCATCGAGGGAGTCGAGCGTCTCTTCGAGCGCGAGCTGGCCGGCGTTGGCGAGGCCGAGCGGGAGGTGATCCGTCGCTGGGCCGAGACGCTGGCGCGCCGCTTCGCGCACGTCCCGTCGCTCGGCCTCCGCGACCTGGCCTTCGAGGCGGGGCCGACGGCGGTGGCCACCTTCTTCGGCAACGCCGAGCCCGAGCTGGCGCGCGAGCTGCGCGAGGCGGCGGAGCGCGCCGGGATGGACATGCTCGAACCTTCATCCGACGACTCGTGACACTGCGCATCGGCACCAGGGGCTCCGCCCTCGCGCGCGTGCAGGCCGCGGACGTGGCCCGTCGGCTGCAATCCGGGGGCTTCGAGACCGAGACGGTCATCATCAGCACGGCCGGCGACCGCGCGACCGACCGCCGCTTCGCCGACGTGGGCGCCTTCGGGATCTTCGTCCGTGAGATCGAGGAAGCCCTTCTCGATGGCCGCATCGACGTGGCGGTGCATTCGTACAAGGACCTCCCATCGCAGGGCCCGGAACAGCTGGTGATCGCCGCCGTCCCCGAGCGGGTCGACGCCGCCGACGTGCTCTTGATCCGCGCCGCCTCGTACGACGGAAAGGCTGGCCCCCTTCCCGTGCGCCAGGGCAGCACCGTGGGGACGTCGGCCGCGCGGCGCGCGGCGCTCGTGCGCGCCCTGCGCCCGGACCTCGCCGTCGGGATGCTCCGGGGCAACGTCCCCACACGCATCGCGGCACTGGCCGGCGGCAACTTCGACGCCATCGTCCTGGCCGCCGCCGGGCTCGCGCGGCTCGAACGCGATGCCGATCGCGCAGTACCCGTGGTTCCCGATGGAATCGTGCGCTCGCGCCTCGACCCCAGCGTCTTCACCCCTGCGCCTGCCCAGGGAGCGATCGCCGTGCAGGTGCGCCGCGACGCAGCCGACGTGATCGCGGCGGTCTCGCAGATCCATGATCCTCACAGCGGGCGCGCCCTCCGGGCCGAACGTCGCATCCTCGCCCGCGCCGAGGGGGGGTGCACGCTCCCCTTCGGGGCGTGGTGCGAGATCCTCCGCGACGAGTCGTTGCAGCTGCACGCCACGCTGGGGTGCGAGGACGGCTCGGTGGCGCGGATGGTGCACACCGGCAGCGACCCCGAGACGCTCGCCGACACGACGTGGGCGGAGCTGGCGCAGCTGGCGGGACTCGCCCGATGATCGCTCCGCTGGCCGGCCGCCGCGTCCTCGTCACGCGCGCCCAGGATGACGCCGAGCGGTGGGCGGCGCGCCTGGCGTCGCTCGGCGCCATCCCCGTCATCCTCCCCTGCCTGGTGAGCGAGCCGCTCGACTCGGCGCCCGCGCGCGCTGCCCTTCGCACCGCCCTGCATAACGCGGCGTGGCTCGTCGTCTCGTCGCCGCGCGGGGCGGCGATCGCTGCGACGCTCATCGGCGTCCAGCTCCCCGCGCACGTGCGCGTCGCGGCGGTGGGCGAGGCCACCGCCGCCGCCGCCCGCACGCACCTGGGGCGCGTCGACCTCGTCCCCGAGCTGCAGACGTCGGCAGGGCTCGGCGAGGCCCTCGCGCGTCGCCTCACCCACGACGGCGCCCCGCAGCTCCAGCCCGTGGTGCTCGCCGGGGCGCTCGGCGGGCGCGGCGAGGCCGAGATGTCGCTGCGAACGGTTGGGGCGCCGGTGACGCGCGTCGACATCTATCGCACCATCCCCGCCCCTGCCGCGTCCGCCAGGCGCGACCTGGCGCGCGAGACGATCCACGACATCCTCCTGGCCAGCCCCTCCGCGGTCGCCGGCCTCCTGAACATCGCGCGCGTCCCGGAAGGGGCGCGGGTGATCACCATCGGTCCCACCACCTCGACGGCGGCCCGCCAACGCGGGCTCACGGTGAGCGACGAGGCCCGGCGCCCCACCTTCGAGGGACTGCTCGAAGCGATGACATGAGTACCGATCACGTCACGACCCCGGGGCGCATTCGCCCGCGCCGCCTTCGCCGCACCTCCGCGCTCCGCGACCTGGTCGCCGAAACACAGGTGCGCGCCGGGCAGCTCATCATGCCCCACTTCGTCCTCCCGACCGAGCGCGGCGCCGAGCCCATCCCGTCGATGCCAGGACTGTCGCGACTTGGCGTCGACGACCTCGTGCGCACCGTCGAAGGCGACCTGGCTCTCGGGATCCGCACCGTCCTCCTGTTCGGGACTCCCG
The window above is part of the Gemmatimonadetes bacterium SCN 70-22 genome. Proteins encoded here:
- a CDS encoding hydroxymethylbilane synthase, which produces MTLRIGTRGSALARVQAADVARRLQSGGFETETVIISTAGDRATDRRFADVGAFGIFVREIEEALLDGRIDVAVHSYKDLPSQGPEQLVIAAVPERVDAADVLLIRAASYDGKAGPLPVRQGSTVGTSAARRAALVRALRPDLAVGMLRGNVPTRIAALAGGNFDAIVLAAAGLARLERDADRAVPVVPDGIVRSRLDPSVFTPAPAQGAIAVQVRRDAADVIAAVSQIHDPHSGRALRAERRILARAEGGCTLPFGAWCEILRDESLQLHATLGCEDGSVARMVHTGSDPETLADTTWAELAQLAGLAR